A part of Chitinimonas koreensis genomic DNA contains:
- a CDS encoding Gfo/Idh/MocA family protein, giving the protein MNQANTSVRIGVVGAGSMGRNHVRVATGLKQMHCVGIYDPNPVTGNNVAASFGTRYYDNFDALLGDIDALIIAAPTTVHFELAKTAIARGIHCLIEKPITVTVAEAEELLALATENGVVLQVGHVERYNPVYAELKKILEGEEVLAIKASRLSYNVSRANDVDVVLDLMIHDIDTINQLLGRDVEVVSAVGGRYLSPSMDYASALMRSSNGAVAELTASKVSQTKNRELVISCKDCFIRVDYLRKEIEIFRHASGKYIVERDGVHYKHEALIERVLVPNIESLVAEHLNFAESVIGKETPVVSGHDGLAALKLAIEVQNTCKIA; this is encoded by the coding sequence ATGAATCAGGCGAATACTTCCGTGCGGATCGGTGTCGTCGGCGCTGGCAGCATGGGGCGCAATCACGTCCGCGTTGCGACCGGCCTCAAGCAGATGCATTGCGTGGGCATCTACGATCCGAATCCCGTCACCGGTAACAACGTCGCAGCTTCTTTCGGCACCCGCTATTACGACAATTTCGATGCCTTGCTCGGCGATATCGACGCGCTGATCATCGCCGCCCCGACCACCGTGCACTTCGAACTGGCCAAGACGGCCATTGCGCGTGGCATCCACTGCCTGATCGAGAAGCCGATCACGGTGACGGTGGCCGAGGCGGAAGAGCTGCTGGCGCTGGCGACCGAGAACGGCGTCGTGCTGCAGGTCGGCCACGTCGAACGCTATAACCCGGTGTATGCCGAGCTTAAGAAGATTCTCGAGGGCGAAGAAGTCCTGGCGATCAAGGCGAGCCGCCTCAGCTACAACGTCAGCCGTGCCAACGACGTCGACGTGGTGCTCGACCTGATGATCCACGACATCGACACCATCAACCAGCTGCTCGGCCGGGATGTCGAGGTCGTGTCGGCGGTCGGCGGCCGCTATCTTTCGCCCTCGATGGATTACGCCAGTGCGCTGATGCGCTCTTCCAACGGTGCGGTGGCCGAGCTGACGGCGAGCAAGGTATCGCAGACCAAGAATCGTGAACTGGTCATTTCCTGCAAGGATTGCTTCATCCGCGTCGATTATCTGCGCAAGGAAATCGAAATCTTCCGCCATGCCAGCGGCAAGTACATCGTCGAGCGCGATGGCGTCCATTACAAGCACGAGGCACTGATCGAGCGGGTTCTGGTGCCGAATATCGAGTCCTTGGTCGCCGAGCACCTCAACTTTGCGGAATCGGTGATCGGCAAGGAGACGCCCGTCGTTTCCGGGCACGATGGCCTGGCTGCATTGAAACTGGCAATCGAGGTGCAGAATACATGCAAGATCGCTTGA
- a CDS encoding sugar transferase — protein sequence MQDRLIRLADLVIAAAGLVALSPVMILLVFLVWADVGRPVFFRQIRLGKGGESFEMLKFRSMRDTPLADAAELKTVNEYSIKVVNDPRITRLGAFIRKTSLDELPQLINVLRGDMSIVGPRPWVPVEYANFPEEWFGRLNVKPGITGLAQIAGRSDLHMEKIIACDLEWVRNRSLGTYLLVIFKTAFAIAFGKSAY from the coding sequence ATGCAAGATCGCTTGATCCGATTGGCGGATTTGGTGATTGCGGCGGCGGGGCTGGTGGCCCTGTCGCCGGTCATGATCCTGCTGGTATTCCTGGTCTGGGCCGACGTCGGGCGCCCGGTCTTCTTTCGGCAGATCCGTTTGGGCAAGGGCGGCGAATCGTTCGAGATGCTCAAGTTCCGCAGCATGCGCGACACGCCGCTGGCGGATGCGGCCGAGTTGAAGACGGTCAACGAATATTCGATCAAGGTCGTCAACGACCCGCGCATCACCAGGCTGGGCGCCTTCATCCGGAAGACCAGCCTCGATGAATTGCCTCAGCTGATCAATGTCCTCCGCGGCGATATGTCCATCGTCGGGCCCAGGCCTTGGGTTCCGGTCGAATACGCCAATTTCCCGGAAGAATGGTTCGGCCGCCTGAACGTGAAGCCCGGCATTACCGGACTGGCGCAGATCGCAGGCCGTAGCGACCTGCATATGGAAAAGATCATCGCGTGCGATCTCGAATGGGTCAGGAACCGCTCGCTCGGCACCTATCTGCTGGTGATCTTCAAGACGGCATTTGCCATCGCGTTCGGCAAGAGCGCCTATTGA
- a CDS encoding DegT/DnrJ/EryC1/StrS family aminotransferase, with product MIGMAKPFVGEEEIAAVVEVMRSGMLATGPVVTQFEKAFNDYIGAQHGVANVNGTTALHVALLGLGIKEGDKVLTTPFTFIASSNSILFNRAIPVFIDIDPKTYVIDPDKLEAYLEKHYDSSMKAILVVHLFGLACDMPRIMKIAERYNLRVIEDCAQSHGAEIDGRRAGSFGDAASFSFYPTKNMMTGEGGITLFRNGDEAALGRKYVNHGRVDQYLHDVLGYNYRMTSICAAIGLEQLKRLDGFNSRRRANAAIYNESFASLDAIDTPFVPAGYTHVYHQYTISLKQGDRNDLQKYLADKKIGSAVVYPFSMNEQPFYKGVCEYDDVSIAEATSRRVLSLPVHPMLTPDEVQTVASAVTSYFA from the coding sequence ATGATTGGTATGGCCAAACCCTTTGTCGGCGAAGAGGAAATCGCGGCTGTCGTCGAGGTGATGAGATCCGGCATGCTCGCGACGGGCCCGGTGGTGACGCAGTTCGAGAAAGCCTTCAACGACTATATCGGTGCGCAGCATGGCGTCGCCAATGTCAATGGCACTACTGCACTCCACGTCGCCCTGCTGGGTCTCGGCATCAAGGAAGGCGACAAGGTCTTGACCACGCCATTCACCTTCATCGCCTCCAGCAATTCGATCCTGTTCAATCGCGCGATTCCGGTATTCATCGATATCGATCCCAAAACCTACGTGATCGATCCGGACAAGCTCGAGGCATATCTCGAGAAGCATTACGACAGCTCGATGAAGGCCATTCTGGTCGTCCACCTGTTCGGCCTGGCATGCGACATGCCGCGCATCATGAAGATTGCCGAGCGCTACAACCTGCGCGTGATCGAAGATTGCGCCCAATCCCATGGTGCCGAGATCGACGGCCGCCGCGCGGGTTCGTTCGGCGATGCCGCGTCTTTCAGCTTCTATCCCACCAAGAACATGATGACCGGCGAAGGCGGCATCACGCTGTTCCGCAATGGCGATGAAGCGGCGCTGGGCCGCAAGTACGTGAATCACGGCCGCGTCGATCAATACCTGCACGACGTGCTCGGCTACAACTACCGGATGACCAGCATCTGCGCCGCCATCGGCCTCGAGCAATTGAAGCGCCTGGATGGCTTCAATTCCCGCCGCCGCGCGAATGCCGCCATCTACAACGAATCCTTTGCTTCGCTCGATGCGATCGATACGCCTTTCGTGCCGGCAGGTTATACCCACGTTTACCACCAATATACGATCAGCCTGAAGCAAGGCGACCGGAACGATCTGCAGAAATACCTGGCGGACAAGAAGATCGGCAGCGCAGTGGTGTACCCGTTCAGCATGAACGAGCAGCCCTTCTACAAGGGTGTCTGCGAATACGACGACGTGTCGATTGCGGAAGCGACGTCGCGCCGTGTCCTGTCGCTGCCGGTCCATCCGATGCTGACCCCGGACGAAGTCCAGACGGTGGCCTCCGCCGTGACCAGCTACTTTGCCTAA